Proteins encoded within one genomic window of Macrotis lagotis isolate mMagLag1 chromosome 3, bilby.v1.9.chrom.fasta, whole genome shotgun sequence:
- the LOC141519057 gene encoding olfactory receptor 4C11-like, which yields MKIQTNVTEFVLLGLTQDPKMWKIVFAIFFVFYLATILGNILIAVTIKTSPALGSPMYYFLSYLSFADACFSTTTAPRLIRDSVSGNQTISFNDCMTQVFAAHFFGCMEIFLLVLMAYDRYVAICKPLRYSTIISRRVCGILVCLAWVGSCIHSTAQIFLVLSLPFCGPNWIDHYFCDLQPLLRLACTDTYVVNLLIISNSGVICMVSFALLIISYIVILYSLRNHSSEGKRKALSNCCSHIIVVIIFFVPCIFIYTRPPTTFPVDKLVSVFYTIGTPLLNPLIYTLRNKDVKDAMKKLWRRFIGS from the coding sequence ATGAAAATACAGACCAATGTGACCGAATTTGTTCTCCTTGGACTGACGCAGGATCCAAAAATGTGGAAAATagtatttgctattttctttgttttctaccTTGCAACTATTTTGGGAAACATACTTATTGCTGTGACCATCAAGACCAGTCCTGCGCTTGGATCCCCTATGTACTACTTCCTTTCCTATTTGTCCTTTGCAGATGCCTGCTTTTCTACTACGACCGCCCCCAGACTCATCAGAGACAGTGTTTCCGGGAATCAGACCATCTCTTTCAATGATTGTATGACTCAAGTATTTGCAGCCCATTTTTTTGGCTGTATGGAGATTTTCCTCCTCGTCCTCATGGCCTATGACCGTTATGTGGCCATCTGTAAACCACTGCGCTATTCTACTATTATAAGTCGCAGGGTCTGTGGCATATTGGTATGCTTGGCCTGGGTGGGCTCATGTATCCACTCCACTGCCCAAATCTTTCTTGTCTTAAGTTTGCCCTTTTGTGGTCCCAATTGGATTGACCATTATTTCTGTGACTTGCAACCGCTGTTGAGACTAGCCTGCACAGACACATATGTGGTAAATCTCCTCATTATCTCTAATAGTGGAGTTATATGTATGGTGAGCTTTGCATTACTGATCATATCCTACATTGTTATCCTGTATTCCCTGAGAAATCACAGCTCAGAAGGGAAGCGTAAAGCCTTATCTAACTGTTGTTCCCATATCATTGTGGTCATTATCTTCTTTGTACCCTGCATATTCATATACACTCGACCCCCAACCACATTCCCTGTGGACAAGCTGGTGTCTGTATTTTACACAATTGGCACCCCCTTACTCAACCCTTTAATATATACTCTGAGGAACAAGGATGTAAAAGATGCCATGAAGAAGTTATGGAGGAGATTCATAGGATCTTAG